The DNA sequence GTGCTTTTCGAGTGTACAACATATTGGCTCAAGTCTGGTTTGTCTTTTTAAAGTAAAGCTTTAATCGAAACGTGAAGCAGTCGTGCTTCCCATGATAGCTGCTCCATAGATTGTCCTTAGCTGCTCCAGAAGACGTTCAACAGTGGAGCAATTTGTCAAGGTCGCTAATCCCgttcagtttgtttttcttttcatgtttcTGCCTGCCGCCTGAGAACTTTGGGGCATTCGTTTTCCTTAACGTGGGTGGCGGCAAACGTCTATCTAACCAATAGAAGAACAgatgaaaatgcaataaatgcaCAGGCAGCACGTTCAGACGGACGAACCCAAAATCGATTCTGGAATGATTCATTAACTACAATGAGCAGTTGCGATATTCCTAAATCTCCTAACGGGTTTTCGGTCGTCGCCTGAAAGTTACTGTCATGCCAGTCGCGGAGCTTCAGGTTCAGGACACCTCACTGTGCCAATATGCCAGCAATATCGCTGTAGCTTTAACTGCGTTCTGTGTCGTTTACCTTGTGTTGCATGAAATTAAATGGAGGCGAAATTTAGCCAATATTCCTCCAGGTCCAAAACCGTGGCCTTTTGTTGGCAACTGTGGGCATTTTATCACTCCTGGTTTTGTTTCAGAACTGCTCAGAAAATACAGTGGTGGAACATGCGAACCAAGAAACCTCGCAGTTCTGTTGCCACATATTCTAATGGAACAATCTCACATTTACGGTAATATCTGCAGCTTTTTTGTTGGAAAGCAACTGGTTGTTATATTAACAGGCTATGAAGTTATTAAGGATGCCCTACTAAACCGAGCAGATGTGTTTTCAGACAGACCCGATATTCCTATCATTACAATTCTTACAAAACGAAGAGGTAAGTCATGAAGCATACAAAATCTTAAATGTTGCAAAATGTACAATTCCGGAGTATGCATAAAAACGATACCGTCTATGGTTAATGTTGTCACAGCAGGAAACCAACATAAAACTTGACCTATTCATATGGAGCCAATGACACGTTTAAACTTCTAATCTGTTTTCCTGATAATTTCTCAGGGATCGTGTTTGCCCCCTATGGGTCAGTGTGGAGACAGCAACGGAAATTCTGCCACACCATTCTACGGAACCTTGGGCTGAGCAAACTGGGTCTGGAGTCCTGCGTCCAAGAGCTAGGGTTTGTCAAATCAGAGTTGCGGAAACGCAGCGAGGTAGGCATGGTTGACCTGGTTCCCCTCATCAGCACTGCAGTGTCCAACGTTATCTGCTCCATCAGCTTTGGCTGCCGCTACTAccaccaggaccaggagttCCGTACCATGCTGGACCTCATGGCCAGAGGGCTGGAGATCATCGCCGATCGGTCAGCTGTTCTTATCAACGTTTGCCCCTGGCTCTATTACGTACCTTTTGGCATCTTCAAGGAAATTCGAAAGGTGGAGACTGATGTCAGTTGTTTCCTGAAAGCAATCATTGCCCAGCACAGCTCCAGTCTGGACCCAGACAACCCTAAAGACCTCATTGACATGTACCTAGTAGAGACAGCTCGGCGGCAGGGCAAAGCAATATCTGAACAGGCCAGCTTTTCTGAGGATTACCTCTTTTACATCATCAGTGACCTATTCGTTGCTGGAACTGACACCACTACGAACACCATACTCTGGACCTtgttgtacatgtgtatataccCACAAGTGCAAGGTATGTAATCAGATTGTTTATTTGTAAAGCTTTACTTTGTGAGAGTTTAATTTGTCCATTACTTGGTAGCTAACATTGTTTACTCAACCTTTCACCACCTTTCAGAGAGAAAATCACAAATGTCAGAACCTTTCTAGAGTCACTAACTTATAGCGCTGCACGTGATAGCGAAATACATTGTTTGCTTGGTCTGTGTTGTGCCACCATGTACTTCAGAGAAGGTTCAAGCGGAGATAGATTCTGTAGTTGGGTTGGACAGACCACCATCACTGGAGGACAAGGCTAGTTTGCCATTCACAGAGGCGACCATCATGGAGGTACAGAGAATGACAGCAGTGGTTCCCTTGGCTGTACCTCATATGGCTTCAAAGACTACAGGTGAGAGAACGTCCCTTATGAATAATGAAATGCCATACTCCGgacatgaaacaaaaacacaagctGATCCACATATGAGGATCCcaaaaattatgcacatttgtttcctCAATGACTTTCTAATATCAGTGTTCAGCAAACAAGTTTCTGTCtgcttttattaattaaaaaggCAGCCATGACATGACTGAATATCGCTGCTGGTTGTACTCATTTTCTCTGATGTTCCTGCTTTCTGTTAGTGTTCCGTGACTACACCATACCGAAAGGCAC is a window from the Conger conger chromosome 8, fConCon1.1, whole genome shotgun sequence genome containing:
- the LOC133135717 gene encoding cytochrome P450 2U1-like, with translation MPVAELQVQDTSLCQYASNIAVALTAFCVVYLVLHEIKWRRNLANIPPGPKPWPFVGNCGHFITPGFVSELLRKYSGGTCEPRNLAVLLPHILMEQSHIYGNICSFFVGKQLVVILTGYEVIKDALLNRADVFSDRPDIPIITILTKRRGIVFAPYGSVWRQQRKFCHTILRNLGLSKLGLESCVQELGFVKSELRKRSEVGMVDLVPLISTAVSNVICSISFGCRYYHQDQEFRTMLDLMARGLEIIADRSAVLINVCPWLYYVPFGIFKEIRKVETDVSCFLKAIIAQHSSSLDPDNPKDLIDMYLVETARRQGKAISEQASFSEDYLFYIISDLFVAGTDTTTNTILWTLLYMCIYPQVQEKVQAEIDSVVGLDRPPSLEDKASLPFTEATIMEVQRMTAVVPLAVPHMASKTTVFRDYTIPKGTVILPNLWSALRDPALWEDPDTFNPFRFLTEDGQILRRECFIPFGIGRRVCMGEQLAKMELFLIISGLIQAFTFRLPEDQAPPPMHGRFGLTLAPCPYRVCVTPRPVVQ